The Flavobacterium piscisymbiosum genome includes a region encoding these proteins:
- a CDS encoding TetR/AcrR family transcriptional regulator, with translation MARTKEFNEDQALDKAIEIFWHKGYNGTSAQDLVTHLGLSRSSLYDTFGDKQKLFAKALTKYHEDNYLKIKEILETATNIKDTFEVIFKLAVVESLEDRITKGCFMVNSSVELAMHDEEIAKIVKNNSKVMEEVFTKAVQKGQDLGQISKTNSARVLARFIFNTYSGIRVLARTGERDKQVYDDIVKALFSVF, from the coding sequence ATGGCTAGAACGAAAGAATTTAATGAAGACCAGGCTTTAGACAAAGCCATCGAAATTTTTTGGCACAAAGGTTATAACGGAACATCGGCTCAGGATTTAGTAACACATCTGGGTTTAAGCCGTTCTAGTTTGTATGATACCTTTGGAGACAAACAGAAATTGTTTGCCAAAGCCTTAACAAAGTATCATGAAGATAATTATCTAAAGATTAAGGAAATTCTGGAAACCGCTACAAACATAAAAGATACTTTTGAAGTAATTTTTAAACTGGCTGTTGTAGAAAGTCTCGAAGACCGGATTACAAAAGGCTGTTTTATGGTTAATTCTTCTGTAGAATTGGCCATGCACGACGAAGAGATTGCCAAAATTGTAAAAAACAACAGCAAGGTAATGGAGGAAGTTTTTACAAAAGCAGTCCAGAAAGGGCAGGATTTAGGGCAGATTTCTAAAACAAATAGTGCCAGAGTTTTAGCACGATTTATTTTTAATACCTATTCCGGAATTCGGGTTTTGGCCAGAACGGGCGAAAGAGACAAACAAGTTTATGATGATATTGTTAAAGCTTTATTTTCTGTGTTTTAG
- a CDS encoding SDR family oxidoreductase yields the protein MKNLENKVAIVTGGNSGIGYAAAAEFKAQGAKVIVTGRNKEALAQAEKELDVTGIVADQSDLKSIDNLVEQVKEQFGKVDILFLNAGTASFAPVESASESHYDSIMNVNVKGVYFTVQKVLPILNNGGSIIFNTSINAHVGMPNSSVYAASKAAVLSLNKVFATELAPRKIRVNAVSPGPVETPLYGKLGLEKAEVEGFGAVLAEKILLKRFGQSSEIAKTVSFMASDDASFITGTEIVVDGGLTVNAVV from the coding sequence ATGAAAAATTTAGAAAACAAAGTAGCGATCGTAACTGGTGGAAACAGCGGAATTGGATATGCAGCTGCAGCAGAGTTTAAAGCACAAGGTGCAAAAGTAATTGTAACCGGAAGAAACAAAGAAGCTTTGGCTCAGGCCGAAAAAGAATTAGATGTAACTGGAATTGTTGCTGATCAATCCGATCTAAAATCAATTGATAATTTAGTAGAACAAGTAAAAGAGCAATTTGGGAAAGTTGATATCTTATTTTTAAATGCTGGAACGGCTTCTTTTGCTCCGGTAGAATCAGCTTCAGAATCACATTATGACAGCATTATGAACGTAAATGTAAAAGGAGTTTATTTTACTGTTCAAAAAGTATTGCCAATCCTGAATAATGGCGGATCTATTATTTTTAATACTTCTATAAATGCTCATGTTGGTATGCCAAATTCAAGTGTTTATGCAGCAAGTAAAGCAGCTGTTTTATCTTTAAATAAAGTATTTGCTACAGAATTAGCGCCGAGAAAAATCAGAGTAAACGCCGTTTCTCCTGGTCCTGTTGAAACTCCATTGTATGGAAAATTAGGTTTAGAAAAAGCAGAAGTAGAAGGTTTTGGAGCTGTTTTGGCAGAAAAAATCTTGTTGAAACGTTTTGGACAATCTTCAGAAATTGCAAAAACAGTAAGTTTTATGGCTTCAGATGATGCATCATTTATTACAGGAACGGAAATTGTCGTTGATGGCGGACTTACTGTAAACGCTGTGGTATAA